From Nonlabens sp. Ci31, the proteins below share one genomic window:
- a CDS encoding asparagine synthetase B produces the protein MLKRIILLLLFCASGLFAQSQYLFIPMDAETQADHLKAYGISYWVLSKGNKVKWLLNYRGGSFLVPNVEEIKKELIVRGVSFEEMTEAEVRSILELVASPSQNMQEVLLEKAPKIAVYSPTGTSPWDDAVTMVLTYAEIPYTKIYDEEVLSDQLILYDWLHLHHEDFTGQYGKFYRSFRAAPWYVEEKKQAEELAQKLGYDKVSEEKRDVALKIRDYVVGGGFMFAMCSATDSFDIALSAEGVDIAEPMFDGDASDAGYQNKIDYTKTFAFTDYTLERSPMVYEFSSIDMTAKRTIDRELDYFSLMDFSAKWDPIPTMLNQNHTSLVKGFMGQTTSFYREEVKKNVLVLGENRINKEAKYIHGIRGKGFFTFYGGHDPEDYQHRVGDPPTELSLHPNSPGYRLILNNVLFPAARKKKQKT, from the coding sequence ATGCTAAAAAGAATAATCTTACTCTTATTATTTTGTGCCAGTGGACTCTTTGCACAGTCTCAATATTTATTCATACCCATGGATGCAGAGACTCAGGCAGACCATTTAAAAGCTTACGGGATCTCCTATTGGGTGCTTTCTAAAGGAAACAAAGTCAAGTGGTTGCTCAATTATCGAGGCGGCTCCTTTTTAGTGCCTAACGTAGAAGAAATCAAAAAAGAATTGATCGTAAGAGGCGTGAGCTTTGAAGAAATGACCGAAGCCGAGGTACGATCTATCTTAGAATTGGTAGCCAGTCCGTCTCAAAACATGCAAGAAGTCTTGCTAGAAAAAGCTCCTAAAATAGCGGTGTATTCTCCTACAGGTACCTCGCCTTGGGACGATGCGGTAACTATGGTGCTCACCTATGCAGAGATTCCATACACCAAGATTTACGACGAGGAAGTACTTTCTGACCAACTTATATTATACGACTGGTTGCACTTGCATCACGAAGATTTTACAGGGCAGTACGGTAAATTTTATCGCAGTTTTAGAGCAGCGCCTTGGTATGTGGAAGAAAAGAAGCAAGCCGAAGAATTGGCGCAAAAGCTAGGCTACGATAAGGTGAGTGAAGAAAAACGCGATGTGGCACTTAAAATTAGAGACTATGTAGTCGGTGGCGGTTTTATGTTTGCGATGTGCAGCGCGACAGACAGCTTTGATATTGCACTCAGTGCAGAAGGAGTTGATATTGCAGAGCCCATGTTTGACGGTGATGCGAGTGATGCGGGGTATCAAAATAAAATAGATTATACAAAGACGTTTGCTTTTACAGATTATACACTTGAGCGTTCTCCTATGGTGTACGAATTCAGCTCCATTGATATGACTGCTAAGCGTACGATCGATCGAGAACTGGATTATTTCTCTTTAATGGATTTCAGTGCCAAATGGGATCCTATTCCTACCATGCTCAATCAAAACCATACGAGTCTTGTCAAAGGATTTATGGGGCAGACGACGAGTTTTTATAGAGAAGAGGTAAAGAAAAATGTTTTGGTACTTGGGGAGAACAGAATCAACAAAGAAGCTAAATACATTCACGGCATACGCGGTAAAGGATTCTTCACTTTCTACGGTGGACACGATCCAGAAGATTACCAGCATCGAGTAGGAGACCCACCTACAGAGTTGAGTCTGCACCCCAACAGTCCAGGATATCGCTTGATTTTAAATAATGTGTTGTTTCCTGCGGCGAGAAAGAAAAAGCAAAAGACCTGA
- a CDS encoding GIY-YIG nuclease family protein: MKVYAFYVYIMTNFKNGTIYIGFTGNLGQRTLQHKAGKGGKFTSKYELGKLVYKEFFQYADKGIAREKQLKTWNREWKVNLIQQHNPEWIDLAKEWYTDKEIEEYKED, translated from the coding sequence ATGAAAGTTTACGCCTTTTACGTTTATATCATGACCAATTTTAAAAATGGAACTATCTACATAGGTTTCACAGGGAATTTAGGTCAGCGTACTTTACAGCACAAAGCTGGAAAAGGCGGTAAATTCACCTCCAAGTATGAGCTTGGTAAACTAGTTTATAAAGAGTTCTTTCAATACGCAGATAAAGGTATTGCAAGAGAAAAGCAATTGAAAACTTGGAACAGAGAATGGAAAGTGAATCTCATACAGCAGCATAATCCTGAATGGATAGATTTAGCTAAAGAATGGTATACCGATAAGGAGATCGAAGAATATAAAGAAGATTGA
- a CDS encoding M14 family zinc carboxypeptidase: MKSCLTLLILLISSASFAQQELHHRAKVYYNSYEQFKQIQEAGVSMDHGYHKKDVSFESDFSVKELRTLTTIGIAYDIIINDVKQFYLDQNDPRSPKYVSPQLDLKNAGCLNNSNQINYTTPQNYNQGSMGGFLTYTEMLQELDDMYLYSQNNNLNIITPRADNIDPSNPNDLVTSEGRYQQWVKISDNPTIVEVAEPQMLYTGIHHAREPASMQQLIFFMWYVLENYSTDPEIQAIVDNTELYFIPVVNPDGYIYNQTTNPNGGGLWRKNRRGGYGVDPNRNYSYITPQGNEVWNTAGTSTNQNNDTYAGTGPFSEPETRAVRYFLENHNFKMALNNHSFSELLLYPFGYANNQPTTENALFQNISEVMVSQNGYNNIISSDLYPAAGDSDDFMYGMLTTASGGAREKVYAMTPEIGASFWPAASQIDGICKEMMFHNITAAQLIGNYGKLEDNAPSSFETTNLTVPFSLTRLGLQDLTGFSVSINPVSANIASVGSARSFTNLNLNQTVSDNISMTLINTINPGDLITYELALFNGLYTSAQTITKVYGDLTPIFEDRVVNSNNWQLNGWGISTTDFFSPSQSFTDSPVGPYNNNQNKSIILNNASSIDLTSTSLLEAKLRFQAKWDIENNYDYVQVEVSTNNGASWTPQCGNYTNTGVASQPANGQPLYDGIQSSWVEESISLSDYLGQQILVRFQLVTDQSVTGDGFYFDDLKVVVMDTATASEASNELGELVAVFPNPVQDRLFINTSLEKFQATIYNLQGQKLYSFESKEANIELDYNGYSSGIYFLNISTDKASKTFKVVKE, from the coding sequence ATGAAATCTTGTTTAACATTATTAATTCTTCTCATTTCTAGTGCTTCCTTTGCACAACAAGAATTGCATCACCGCGCAAAGGTCTATTACAACTCTTATGAGCAATTCAAACAGATTCAAGAAGCTGGTGTCTCCATGGATCACGGTTATCATAAAAAAGATGTTTCCTTTGAATCTGACTTTTCAGTAAAAGAATTACGGACCTTAACTACTATAGGTATTGCTTACGACATCATCATTAATGATGTAAAGCAGTTTTATTTAGACCAAAATGATCCAAGAAGTCCTAAATATGTTTCCCCACAACTAGATTTAAAAAATGCCGGCTGCCTTAATAACAGCAATCAAATAAACTATACAACCCCACAAAATTACAACCAAGGTAGTATGGGCGGCTTTCTAACCTATACCGAAATGCTACAGGAACTGGATGACATGTACCTCTATTCCCAAAACAATAACCTCAACATTATCACGCCTAGAGCTGATAATATAGACCCAAGCAACCCAAATGATCTGGTAACCAGTGAAGGCCGCTACCAACAATGGGTGAAAATATCTGACAACCCAACCATCGTAGAAGTTGCCGAGCCTCAAATGTTATATACTGGTATTCACCATGCTCGTGAACCTGCATCTATGCAACAGCTTATCTTTTTTATGTGGTACGTACTAGAAAATTACAGTACCGATCCAGAAATTCAAGCTATAGTAGATAACACAGAGTTGTATTTCATTCCTGTTGTGAACCCTGATGGGTACATTTATAATCAAACTACAAATCCTAATGGCGGTGGATTATGGCGCAAAAACAGACGTGGTGGCTACGGTGTAGATCCTAATAGGAATTACAGTTACATCACACCTCAAGGAAATGAAGTGTGGAATACCGCTGGTACTTCTACCAATCAAAATAACGATACCTACGCCGGCACTGGACCTTTCAGCGAACCAGAAACTAGAGCGGTACGCTATTTTCTAGAGAATCATAACTTTAAAATGGCACTGAACAACCATAGCTTTAGTGAGTTGCTGTTATATCCTTTTGGATATGCAAATAATCAACCTACCACAGAAAATGCTTTGTTTCAAAATATATCTGAAGTAATGGTGTCACAAAACGGGTATAACAACATAATCAGCTCAGACTTGTATCCAGCGGCAGGAGATAGCGATGACTTTATGTACGGCATGCTCACCACTGCTTCTGGTGGAGCAAGAGAAAAAGTATATGCCATGACTCCAGAAATAGGTGCTTCTTTTTGGCCAGCGGCTAGTCAAATAGATGGTATTTGTAAAGAAATGATGTTCCATAACATTACAGCAGCCCAATTGATAGGTAACTATGGAAAGCTAGAAGATAACGCCCCTAGCTCTTTTGAAACTACCAACCTGACGGTTCCTTTTTCATTAACTCGTTTAGGATTGCAAGATTTGACGGGTTTTAGCGTGAGCATCAACCCTGTTAGTGCTAACATCGCTAGTGTCGGAAGCGCCAGATCTTTTACCAATCTCAATTTAAATCAAACGGTATCTGATAACATTTCTATGACACTGATCAACACGATCAATCCTGGTGATCTTATTACCTATGAACTGGCTCTTTTCAATGGACTGTACACCTCTGCACAAACGATTACTAAAGTATATGGTGACCTCACGCCTATTTTTGAAGATAGGGTTGTAAATTCTAATAATTGGCAATTGAACGGTTGGGGGATTTCTACCACCGACTTCTTTTCTCCTTCTCAATCGTTTACAGATTCTCCAGTTGGACCTTATAACAACAATCAGAATAAGTCTATTATCCTTAATAACGCTAGCAGTATTGACCTTACTTCTACCTCCTTATTAGAAGCAAAGCTTAGGTTCCAAGCCAAATGGGATATTGAAAACAATTACGACTATGTGCAAGTAGAAGTTTCCACAAATAATGGTGCTTCTTGGACGCCACAATGCGGTAATTACACCAACACAGGAGTTGCTAGCCAACCAGCAAACGGACAGCCATTATACGATGGCATACAATCCTCTTGGGTAGAAGAAAGCATCAGTCTTAGTGATTATTTAGGGCAACAAATTTTAGTGCGATTTCAGTTGGTTACCGATCAAAGTGTCACTGGTGATGGGTTCTATTTTGACGACCTTAAGGTAGTCGTGATGGATACTGCTACCGCAAGTGAAGCCTCTAATGAACTGGGTGAATTGGTTGCTGTTTTTCCTAATCCGGTGCAAGACCGGCTATTTATAAACACCTCATTAGAAAAGTTTCAAGCTACTATCTACAACCTACAAGGACAGAAACTATACAGCTTTGAATCTAAAGAGGCCAATATAGAATTGGATTACAATGGTTATTCATCTGGTATATATTTCTTAAACATATCTACCGATAAAGCTTCAAAGACGTTTAAGGTTGTAAAAGAGTAA
- the hemN gene encoding oxygen-independent coproporphyrinogen III oxidase, with protein MCSLVSKYNVAGPRYTSYPTVPYWDQDSFSLSSWKESLQRSFKESNANEGISLYIHLPFCESMCTFCGCNKRITKNHQVEIPYIDSVIKEFQLYLELFDEKPKIKQIHLGGGTPTFFSSKNLKYLMTEIFALADKAEHAEFSFEGHPNNTTLEHLSTLGRLGFNRVCYGVQDYNLSVQKAIHRVQPFQKVLQATENARKVGYASIGHDIIYGLPFQTIENVVFTIHKTIELRPDRIAFYSYAHVPWIKGNGQRGFKDTDLPAAQVKRQQYEIGKELLEEAGYREIGMDHFALKSDALYAAQESGELVRNFMGYNSSKTQVMIGLGVSSISDSWYSFAQNVKNLDAYQSLLEKGDLPVYRGHVLTSEDLVIREHISNLMCTLETSWSDESLCFKELPDVLQSLVELEKDNLVKIQSNKLIVTEKGRAYVRNVCLPFDLRLQRKQPDTQLFSMTV; from the coding sequence ATGTGTTCACTTGTTTCTAAGTATAACGTGGCCGGACCTAGATATACCAGCTATCCTACAGTTCCCTATTGGGATCAGGATAGCTTTTCTCTTTCTAGTTGGAAAGAATCGTTACAAAGAAGTTTTAAAGAAAGCAATGCTAATGAAGGGATAAGTCTTTATATACACTTGCCTTTTTGTGAAAGTATGTGCACCTTTTGCGGTTGCAATAAGCGCATTACAAAAAACCATCAGGTAGAAATACCTTATATAGATTCTGTAATAAAGGAATTCCAATTATACCTTGAATTATTCGATGAAAAGCCTAAGATCAAACAGATTCATTTAGGTGGTGGAACACCTACTTTTTTCTCTTCAAAGAACCTAAAATACTTAATGACTGAAATATTTGCTCTAGCTGATAAAGCTGAGCATGCAGAATTCAGTTTTGAAGGTCATCCTAACAATACCACTCTTGAGCATCTTTCTACCTTAGGAAGACTAGGTTTTAATCGGGTTTGTTATGGTGTTCAGGATTATAATCTATCGGTTCAAAAAGCGATACATCGCGTACAACCTTTTCAAAAGGTACTGCAAGCTACAGAAAATGCGAGAAAAGTAGGCTATGCGTCTATAGGACATGATATTATTTATGGATTACCTTTTCAAACTATAGAAAATGTAGTTTTTACGATCCATAAAACCATAGAATTGCGACCAGATCGCATCGCTTTTTACAGTTATGCACATGTGCCATGGATCAAAGGAAATGGACAGCGTGGATTTAAAGATACCGATCTACCTGCTGCTCAGGTAAAACGGCAGCAATACGAAATAGGGAAGGAGTTACTAGAAGAAGCTGGTTACAGAGAAATAGGTATGGATCATTTTGCCTTGAAATCAGATGCACTTTACGCGGCGCAAGAATCTGGGGAATTAGTCCGCAATTTCATGGGATATAATTCTAGTAAAACCCAAGTGATGATAGGATTAGGGGTTTCTTCTATAAGTGATTCTTGGTACAGCTTTGCACAAAATGTAAAGAACCTTGACGCATATCAAAGTCTTTTAGAAAAAGGAGACTTACCCGTTTATAGAGGTCATGTACTCACTTCAGAGGATTTGGTAATACGTGAGCATATCTCTAATCTTATGTGCACGTTGGAGACTTCGTGGAGTGATGAGTCTTTGTGTTTTAAGGAGCTACCAGACGTGTTACAAAGTCTTGTAGAGTTAGAAAAAGACAATTTGGTTAAAATACAGAGTAATAAACTAATAGTGACAGAGAAAGGAAGAGCTTATGTGAGAAATGTTTGCCTGCCTTTTGATCTCCGATTACAAAGAAAACAACCAGATACACAGTTATTTTCAATGACGGTTTAA
- a CDS encoding sulfite exporter TauE/SafE family protein — translation MLYTALILGLLGSFHCVGMCGPIAFLLPLDRQNRVKRILQLSSYHFGRILTYSLLGLLFGIAGNTFHFFGIQQQLSIGIGVLMIISILAPTQLTNKFSITRPIYKLVGKVKNALGAALKKKEPETFFIIGFLNGLLPCGLVYMAVFGAIALGDPLQGIWYMALFGIGTIPLMTTAIYLGNFLTNNLKQRILKAIPVVVIVIGLLFILRGLGLGIPYVSPSEMVAVPEVSSQYECH, via the coding sequence ATGTTATACACTGCGCTCATATTAGGCTTATTAGGTAGTTTTCACTGCGTGGGAATGTGTGGTCCTATCGCGTTTTTACTTCCGTTGGATCGACAGAATAGAGTGAAAAGAATTTTACAATTATCCAGTTATCATTTTGGTCGTATTCTCACCTATTCTCTATTGGGATTATTATTTGGAATCGCAGGAAATACGTTTCATTTTTTTGGGATACAACAACAATTATCAATAGGAATAGGTGTCTTAATGATTATTTCCATTCTAGCTCCTACCCAACTCACTAATAAGTTCAGCATTACCCGACCTATTTATAAACTAGTAGGTAAAGTAAAAAATGCTTTAGGTGCAGCTCTTAAAAAAAAGGAACCGGAGACCTTTTTTATCATAGGCTTTTTAAATGGTCTACTCCCCTGCGGACTCGTCTATATGGCTGTTTTTGGGGCCATTGCATTGGGTGATCCTTTGCAAGGTATTTGGTATATGGCGCTATTTGGTATAGGAACTATTCCTTTAATGACTACGGCTATCTATTTGGGTAACTTCTTGACAAACAACCTTAAACAACGTATTCTTAAAGCTATTCCAGTTGTTGTAATAGTCATAGGCTTATTATTCATACTGCGCGGTTTGGGACTGGGAATTCCTTATGTATCGCCCTCAGAAATGGTAGCTGTACCAGAAGTCTCTTCACAATATGAGTGTCATTAA
- a CDS encoding FixH family protein — MKWNWGTGIALVMTAFIGFILYMVITMSTDKDYSYDLVTEEYYAKEMVYQTEIDAEKNLNHLEEKLTGQKTADGWLLSFPSELTNENIQGNLFLYRPSNQQLDFDMPILLSGSQLLIPDKNLIDGRWNITVDFKYNGKDYLYKKSIVY; from the coding sequence ATGAAATGGAATTGGGGAACAGGTATTGCGCTAGTAATGACCGCTTTTATAGGCTTCATTCTCTATATGGTCATTACCATGAGTACTGATAAAGATTACAGCTACGATCTGGTTACGGAAGAATACTATGCTAAGGAAATGGTCTATCAAACCGAAATCGATGCAGAGAAGAATCTCAACCATTTAGAAGAGAAGTTAACTGGTCAAAAAACAGCCGATGGATGGCTGTTGTCCTTCCCATCAGAACTGACCAATGAAAATATACAGGGAAACCTGTTCCTATACCGACCGTCTAATCAGCAATTAGATTTTGACATGCCTATACTCTTATCTGGATCTCAGTTGCTTATACCTGATAAAAATTTGATAGATGGTCGCTGGAACATTACTGTCGATTTTAAATACAACGGTAAGGACTATTTATATAAAAAATCTATTGTTTATTAA
- the ccoG gene encoding cytochrome c oxidase accessory protein CcoG, giving the protein MAEQGQDNFRDTIGTLDKEGQRAWVFPKKPDGIWYEYRKYVSYVLLAFLFAAPFVKIGGNQFLMFNVLERRFNIFGFPFWPQDFHLFVIIMMIGVVFVILFTVAFGRLFCGWVCPQTIFMEMVFRRIEYWIDGDRGKQIRLAKMPWNAEKIKKRVLKWIVFFIISFLIANVFLAYLIGSDQLIRYITEGPFKHVSTLISLIIFTGVFYFVFAWFREQVCIIACPYGRLQGVLLDNKSIIVAYDHKRGEKEAGRAKFKKNEDRETTGKGDCIDCAACVHVCPTGIDIRNGTQLECINCTACIDACDKIMEAVDLPKGLIRYASEDNIEKKEKFKFTPRLKGYVAVLGILTAVLIGMLFLRNDVEATVLRLPGQLYEHKGEFMISNVYTFKLVNKTVDDIDNINFKLLSHKGTIELVSQDHFTVNGQGLAEGTLFIEIDSRALSGDKDRVEIGIYSDQQLIETTTTAFLGPRSFH; this is encoded by the coding sequence ATGGCAGAGCAAGGACAGGATAATTTTAGAGATACCATAGGAACGCTGGACAAAGAAGGACAGCGTGCATGGGTGTTTCCTAAAAAGCCAGATGGTATATGGTACGAGTATCGCAAGTATGTGAGCTATGTATTACTAGCTTTCTTGTTTGCGGCGCCATTTGTTAAAATAGGTGGTAATCAGTTTTTAATGTTCAATGTTTTAGAACGTCGTTTCAATATTTTTGGATTTCCCTTCTGGCCGCAAGACTTTCATTTATTTGTGATCATCATGATGATAGGTGTGGTCTTTGTCATTTTATTTACCGTTGCCTTTGGTAGATTATTTTGTGGTTGGGTCTGTCCACAAACGATTTTTATGGAAATGGTTTTTCGCCGTATTGAATATTGGATCGATGGTGATAGAGGTAAACAAATACGACTTGCTAAAATGCCTTGGAATGCAGAAAAGATTAAAAAAAGAGTTTTAAAATGGATCGTTTTTTTTATCATCTCTTTTCTCATTGCAAACGTATTTCTAGCTTACCTCATAGGTAGTGACCAATTAATTAGATACATCACAGAAGGGCCGTTTAAACATGTGAGCACCTTAATATCCTTAATCATTTTTACAGGTGTTTTTTACTTTGTATTTGCGTGGTTTAGAGAGCAAGTATGTATTATAGCCTGTCCTTATGGGAGGTTACAAGGAGTATTACTCGATAATAAATCCATAATTGTAGCTTATGATCACAAACGTGGAGAAAAAGAAGCCGGTCGTGCTAAGTTCAAGAAAAATGAAGATCGGGAGACTACAGGAAAAGGTGATTGTATCGATTGCGCTGCCTGCGTGCACGTATGTCCTACCGGTATAGACATACGTAACGGTACTCAATTGGAATGTATTAATTGTACCGCCTGCATAGACGCTTGTGATAAAATTATGGAAGCTGTGGATTTACCTAAAGGCTTGATACGCTATGCCAGTGAGGATAATATTGAGAAAAAAGAAAAATTCAAATTCACTCCTAGACTGAAAGGTTATGTAGCCGTTTTAGGAATTCTTACAGCTGTTTTAATAGGAATGTTATTCTTGCGCAATGATGTTGAAGCTACTGTACTAAGACTCCCTGGACAGTTGTATGAACATAAAGGAGAATTCATGATCAGTAATGTGTACACCTTTAAATTAGTCAATAAAACAGTGGACGACATTGATAATATCAACTTTAAATTACTCTCACACAAAGGAACTATCGAGCTGGTTTCTCAAGATCATTTTACCGTAAATGGTCAAGGACTTGCAGAAGGAACACTATTCATAGAAATAGATTCCCGTGCTTTAAGCGGCGATAAAGACCGAGTGGAAATAGGTATTTACAGTGATCAACAATTGATAGAAACTACGACTACCGCCTTTTTAGGGCCGCGTAGTTTTCATTAG
- a CDS encoding cbb3-type cytochrome c oxidase N-terminal domain-containing protein, with translation MNNTGPFFRTIGFSILGYFFFNWIGATQEATAFENLPWLWYLYGTIILFYIAGEACLGALSRVLYLSLKPDAQEKYDKNTAFAKANQFKWIKETYKKLLGSKDIEEEHEIILDHNYDGIKELDNDLPPWWVYGFYASILFAVVYLVRFEVFDDYDQKEEYETAVAEALIEIEEWKKTAKDLVDVNTVVLLTEASDINAGKLIFQSNCVACHKADGGGGIGPNLTDKHWILGGGIKNVFNTISEGGRSGKGMVPWKQDLKPAEMAQVSSYVLNFQGTTAAEPKPAEGEVWIDPDVPEIKSKINAIVQDSLEHPAIEVGDVKIATEKN, from the coding sequence ATGAATAATACAGGACCTTTTTTCAGAACTATAGGATTTAGCATCCTAGGCTATTTCTTCTTCAACTGGATAGGAGCTACCCAAGAGGCGACGGCTTTTGAAAACCTACCCTGGCTGTGGTATCTGTACGGTACTATTATTTTGTTTTATATCGCTGGAGAAGCTTGTTTAGGAGCCCTTAGCAGGGTGCTTTATTTAAGCTTAAAACCAGATGCTCAGGAGAAGTATGATAAGAATACCGCTTTCGCGAAAGCGAACCAATTCAAATGGATCAAAGAAACCTATAAGAAATTACTGGGAAGTAAAGACATTGAAGAAGAGCACGAAATCATACTTGACCATAATTATGACGGGATAAAGGAGCTGGATAATGATTTACCACCATGGTGGGTGTATGGTTTTTATGCGAGTATTCTATTTGCCGTAGTTTACTTAGTTCGATTTGAAGTCTTTGATGATTACGATCAAAAAGAAGAATATGAAACAGCCGTTGCAGAAGCTCTAATAGAAATAGAAGAGTGGAAGAAAACAGCCAAAGACCTCGTGGATGTAAACACGGTAGTCTTGCTTACTGAAGCCTCTGACATCAATGCAGGTAAGCTGATTTTTCAAAGCAATTGTGTTGCTTGTCACAAGGCAGATGGCGGCGGCGGTATAGGCCCTAACCTTACCGATAAACACTGGATTTTAGGTGGTGGGATTAAGAATGTATTCAACACTATTTCTGAAGGAGGAAGATCTGGTAAAGGAATGGTACCCTGGAAACAGGATTTGAAACCAGCCGAAATGGCGCAAGTATCTAGCTATGTTTTAAACTTTCAAGGAACTACTGCTGCCGAGCCAAAACCAGCAGAAGGAGAGGTATGGATTGATCCTGATGTTCCAGAAATAAAATCAAAGATCAACGCAATAGTTCAAGATTCTTTAGAGCATCCTGCTATTGAAGTCGGCGATGTAAAGATAGCAACCGAAAAAAATTAA
- a CDS encoding cbb3-type cytochrome oxidase subunit 3, with protein sequence MLKFIKGNLENIDGVEIYPIISLLIFFIFFSGLFWWVFTAKKNHIEEVSNIPLNDDTFPTNDQDHE encoded by the coding sequence ATGTTAAAATTTATCAAAGGGAATTTAGAAAATATAGATGGCGTGGAAATCTATCCCATCATATCACTGCTCATCTTTTTCATCTTTTTTAGCGGTCTGTTTTGGTGGGTATTTACAGCCAAAAAGAACCATATAGAAGAGGTCAGTAACATCCCTCTAAATGATGATACGTTCCCTACTAATGACCAAGATCATGAATAA